In a genomic window of Paramecium tetraurelia macronuclear, complete genome:
- a CDS encoding Adenylate kinase, which translates to MDTQAYSKISNAALIQELYRRYRCQEEALRKRIVLLGMPGAGKGTHSAKMLARFCMCHLSTGDLLREEVRSGSEFGKKLKGIMERGELIEDEVMCNLIKQQLAKPACANGAILDGFPRTIPQAEKLDQILKQSGQSIDQAIFMNVREQVVVDRLGGRWTHLNSGRTYHYKFNPPKVHGVDDVTGEPLVQREDDKEATIRNRLNVYQNKTSPIIDYYRKKGILFEVNAERPVNDIWKDIKTIVKTK; encoded by the exons atggaTACACAAGCCTACTCCAAGATTTCAAATGCtgctttaatttaagaactGTATAGGAGATATAGATGTCAAGAGGAAGCATTGAGAAAAAGAATTGTATTGTTAGGAATGCCAGGAGCAG GCAAGGGAACACACTCAGCTAAAATGCTGGCTCGTTTCTGTATGTGCCATTTGTCCACTGGAGATTTATTGAGAGAAGAAGTAAGATCAGGAAGTGAATTCGGGAAGAAACTAAAAGGAATCATGGAGAGAGGAGAATTGATTGAGGATGAAGTTATGTGCAATCTCatcaaataacaattagCCAA ACCTGCTTGTGCTAATGGTGCCATTTTAGATGGATTCCCTCGTACTATTCCTTAAGCTGAAAAACTTGATTAGATTCTCAAACAAAGTGGATAATCCATTGATTAAGCAATATTTATGAATGTACGAGAATAAGTTGTTGTTGATCGTCTTGGAGGCCGATGGACTCATTTGAATTCAGGAAGGActtatcattataaattcaacCCTCCCAAGGTTCATGGAGTTGATGATGTTACTGGTGAACCTTTGGTTTAGAGGGAAGATGATAAAGAGGCCACAATcagaaatagattaaatgtGTATTAGAATAAGACATCTcctattattgattattacaGAAA aaaaggCATTTTATTTGAAGTAAATGCAGAAAGACCTGTAAATGATATCTGGAAGGATATCAAGACCATTGTCAAAACCAAATga
- a CDS encoding RAS-related GTP-binding protein produces MFNNTENQLKKLLLMGQQKSGKSSMHKVIFACAPIKELQQIGVTTNVSKINVRFMGNLHIDLLDIPGQPEEQKKYLFDLKETIFSTVEVLVYLFDVETEGEQFNSELITYKTTLSNLSEYSPGSKVFVLINKFDKIKESDRKMVFERKYKKIIQDSEGFNIEVKEIFATCIWDETLYKAWSQIVQNLIPDRDIIHNSLKTFCTKCSCDEVVLFEKQSYLVIDFVDVNEKKDILKYERISNIIKQFKLSCKMAQIDIQTIMVKSQKFNVQIVEFTDNTFILLLFTDEKVYPAAIQHNVQYAKKLFKSINGSETDKLKLLL; encoded by the exons atgTTCAACAATACAGAAAATTAGTTGAAGAAATTATTGCTCATGGGTTAATAGAAGAGTGGAAAATCGTCTATGCATAAAGTTATCTTTGCTTGTGCTCCTATAAAAGAGCTTTAATAAATAGGAGTCACTACAAAtgtttctaaaattaatgtgaGATTTATGGGAAATCTCCATATAGATTTACTTGATATACCAGGCTAG CCAGAGGAATAgaaaaaatacttatttgatttaaaagaGACTATTTTTTCTACTGTTGAAGTTctagtttatttatttgatgttGAGACAGAGggagaataatttaattctgaaTTGATTACTTACAAAACTACACTGTCTAATTTATCAGAATATTCGCCAGGATCTAAagtttttgttttaataaataagtttgataaaattaaggaaaGCGACAGAAAAATGGTATTCGAG CgtaaatacaaaaaaataatataagattCTGAAGGATTTAATATAGAGGTGAAAGAAATATTTGCAACTTGTATATGGGATGAAACATTATATAAAGCATGGTCGCAGATCGTTTAGAACTTAATACCTGACAGAGATATAATTCATAACAGTTTGAAAACCTTTTGCACTAAATGCAGTTGTGATGAGGTTGTATTATTCGAAAAATAAAGTTATCTTGTTATTGATTTCGTAGATGTAAATGAGAAGAAAG atatattaaaatatgagaggatatctaatattattaagcaGTTTAAACTCTCTTGCAAAATGGCTTAAATTGACATATAAACTATAATGGTAAAATCatagaaatttaatgtaCAAATTGTAGAGTTTACTGATAATACGTTTATACTTCTTTTGTTTACTGACGAAAAAGTATATCCTGCTGCAATCTAACATAATGTATAATAt GCTaagaaactatttaaaaGCATCAATGGTTCTGAAACCGATAAATTGAAGTTGCTGCTGTGA
- a CDS encoding Citrate synthase, mitochondrial precursor has product MQHLFKSFNSKCTFHSSNLLKERLRQIIPVKQAILRDIRKQYGQKEICKVTVDQAIGGMRNVFGLFYDISLLDSKTGITFRDYNIPEIQEYLQKAKNGNEPLPEALFWLLLTGDFPSDQEFKFVQEEWKRRGELDQETVKFITSLPKQLHPMTMLSQSVLYLQKDSTFQQAYESGKATKPQYWEYYYEDAMDLVAKLPRVAALIYRHKYKNGELINSDSSLDWAANYSHMMGFNQFDAYELFRMYLSIHADHEGGNVSAHATHLVGSALADQYLSYSAGINGLAGPLHGLANQEVLKWLIEIREKLGDKVSNEKIQEYVLNTIREGKVVPGYGHAVLRYTDPRYIHQKNFAERLIKNDPLVELVKQCYHVIPPVLKTIGKIQNPWPNVDAHSGVLLNHYGLKEFEYYTVVFAVSRALGCTANLVWARAFGLPIERPGSITMRWIEEKFGENQSVK; this is encoded by the exons atgtaacatttattcaaatcattCAATAGCAAATGCACTTTCCATTCATCTAACCTCCTAAAGGAAAGGTTGAGATAGATTATACCGGTTAAATAAGCTATATTAAGGGACATTAGAAAGCAATATGGATAGAAAGAGATCTGCAAAGTGACTGTGGATCAAGCCATAGGAGGAATGAGAAATGTGTTTGGATTGTTTTATGATATTTCACTGTTGGATTCAAAAACT GGTATCACATTCAGAGATTACAACATTCCAGAGATTTAGGAGTACCTCTAGAAGGCTAAGAATGGTAATGAGCCCTTGCCTGAAGCTTTGTTTTGGTTGTTATTGACAGGTGACTTTCCATCAGatcaagaatttaaatttgtttaagaGGAATGGAAGAGAAGAGGAGAATTAGACTAAGAGACAGTGAAATTCATAACTAGTCTtccaaaataattacatCCAATGACAATGTTGTCACAGAGTGTCTTATATTTACAAAAGGATTCAACATTTTAATAGGCTTATGAAAGCGGAAAAGCCACTAAACCATAATATTGGGAATACTACTATGAAGATGCTATGGACTTAGTTGCCAAACTTCCAAGAGTTGCagctttaatttatagacataaatataaa AATGGTGAATTGATTAACAGTGACAGTTCATTAGATTGGGCAGCCAATTACTCTCATATGATGggtttcaattaatttgatgcatatgaattatttagaatgtACTTAAGCATTCATGCAGATCATGAAGGAGGAAATGTGAGTGCCCATGCTACTCATTTAGTTGGTTCTGCTTTGGCTGATCAATACTTATCATATTCAGCTGGTATTAATGGTTTGGCTGGTCCTCTTCATGGCTTAGCAAATTAAGAAGTTCTTAAATGGTTGATTGAAATAAGA GAAAAATTAGGAGATAAAGTATCAAATGAAAAGATCCAAGAATACGTGTTAAATACCATTAGAGAAGGAAAAGTAGTACCAGGATATGGACACGCTGTCTTAAGATATACTGATCCTagatatattcattaaaagaattttgcCGAAAGATTGATTAAGAATGATCCACTTGTTGAGCTCGTTAAATAATGCTATCATGTTATTCCCCCTGTTCTCAAGACAATAGGAAAGATTTAAAATCCATGGCCTAATGTTGATGCTCATTCAGGAGttctattaaatcattatggattgaaagaatttgaatattacACAGTCGTGTTTGCTGTCTCAAGAGCCCTTGGATGCACAGCAAACTTGGTTTGGGCTAGAGCCTTTGGATTACCAATTGAAAGACCAGGATCTATTACTATGAGATGGATTGAAGAAAAGTTTGGAGAAAATTAATCTgttaaatga
- a CDS encoding NADH-ubiquinone oxidoreductase 24 kDa subunit: MIQKFAQLAQLKSIQRFSSIFVAHRNRDDNSDSVPFDFTDENYKKIEAILTKFPSNEKKSGTIPLLMLAQKQNNNFLSLSAMKKIAKILEIPEMDVFETASFYSMFNRERVGKFHLQVCGTTPCQLCGSKDIIKTIEQKLNIKNGETTADGLYTLQEVECLGACANAPMMQVNNEWVYEDLTPENTLKLLEDLKNGTDKKGPQNGRKNAEGPQGRTTLQNIATQQDIKYERNFEAAKKEWLDQKEKERLEAEKKKQAAQQAKK; encoded by the exons atgatataaaaGTTTGCATAATTAGCATAACTAAAATCTATTCAAAGATTCTCTAGCATATTTGTTGCTCATAGAAATAGAGATGACAATAGTGATTCAGTACCATTTGATTTCACAGATGAAAACTACAAAAAAATCGAAGCCATTTTAACAAAATTCCCATCGAATGAGAAAAAATCAGGCACCATACCTCTACTTATGCTtgcataaaaataaaataataacttttTGAGTTTATCTGCAATGAAGAAG attgctaaaattttagaaatccCTGAAATGGATGTCTTTGAAACAgcatcattttattctatgTTTAATAGAGAGAGAGTCGGAAAGTTTCATCTTTAAGTCTGTGGTACTACTCCATGCTAATTATGCGGATCTAAggatataattaaaacaattgaataaaaattgaatattaaaaatggagaGACAACTGCTGATGGTTTGTATACACTATAGGAAGTTGAATGCTTAGGAGCATGTGCCAATGCACCAATGATGCAAGTTAATAATGAATGGGTATATGAAGATTTAACACCTGAAAATACT ttaAAGCTATTAGAAGATCTTAAGAATGGAACAGATAAAAAAGGACCTTAAAATGGTAGAAAGAATGCTGAAGGTCCTTAAGGAAGAACAACTTTACAAAATATAGCAACCCAATAggatataaaatatgaaagaaATTTTGAAGCAGCAAAAAAAGAATGGTTAGATcaaaaagagaaagaaagACTTGAGGCTGAGAAAAAGAAGTAAGCAGCTTAATAAGCAAAAAAATGa
- a CDS encoding Trichocyst matrix protein, translated as MSLIRFNLLLLTIGVCLSAMTPQASLLMKSFHQFGQSPYSDQLKELVQIKLETGAQVDEVLKLIQELLDSLKSDQVDDDVEHSRQMTVFDQNISELEDDLSKLNTDLANANVLIQTLAELLVILRETIITYEKQLSILNEQEQFIRNARAADVKAYNRRVESANKVINALNLIIQKLSKAVDEQTTDENRQAILAQIHSECHEQFGPNHPITILVKLTTRFDVPTVQRILEKLEQIRDAATKSLNEDIAAEEVASTNFDNSMTEIETLRKRLSTDLENLNQQFNDKFNQQKIVLAQKEQLLIDIPITEELLQLTKEQKEQYHQAYISRQTQRLAEIDVVQKAYNLVFDHVDSVKKSEDLTAKLNS; from the exons atgagCTTAATCcgttttaatttattgcttTTGACCATAGGGGTATGTTTATCAGCCATGACACCTTAAGCCTCATTATTGATGAAGTCATTCCACTAA TTTGGCTAAAGTCCCTATagtgattaattaaaagaattggTACAAATCAAATTGGAGACAGGAGCTTAAGTTGATGAAGTTCTGAAACTAATCCAAGAATTGTTGGATTCATTGAAATCAGATTAAGTTGATGATGATGTTGAACACTCAAGATAAATGACAGTTTtcgattaaaatattagtgAATTGGAAGATGATCTCTCCAAATTAAATACAGATTTGGCAAATGCAAATGTTCTCATTTAAACCTTGGCTGAATTATTGGTCATTTTAAGAGAAACTATTATTACATATGAAAAACAATTGTCTATCCTGAATGAGCAAGAATAATTCATTAGAAATGCCAGGGCTGCTGATGTCAAAGCTTATAATAGAAGAGTTGAATCTGCAAATAAAGTCATTAATGCATTAAATCTCATTATTCAAAAACTAAGCAAAGCTGTTGATGAATAAACTACGGATGAAAATAGATAAGCCATATTAGCTTAAATACACAGTGAATGTCACGAACAATTTGGACCAAATCATCCAATCACAATTTTGGTTAAATTAACAACCAGATTCGATGTTCCAACagtttaaagaattttagagAAGTTAGAGTAAATTAGAGATGCAGCTACTAAAAGTTTAAATGAAGACATTGCAGCTGAAGAAGTGGCATCaactaattttgataattctatGACCGAAATTGAAACTTTGAGAAAGAGATTATCCACAGATCTTGAAAACttgaatcaataattcaatGACAAATTCAATTAACAA aaaattgtCTTGGCTTAAAAAGAATAACTTCTTATTGATATTCCAATTACTGAAGAATTACTTCAATTAACTAAAGaataaaaggaataatatcattaagcTTATATTAGCAGATAAACTCAAAg gcTCGCTGAAATCGATGTTGTCTAAAAAGCCTATAATCTAGTTTTTGACCATGTTGATTCAGTAAAAAAATCAGAAGATCTTACAGCTAAACTTAACAGTtga
- a CDS encoding T-complex protein 1, zeta subunit, producing MSSVQFVNSKAEVLRKYQALAMNINAAAGLMEVMKSNLGPKGTLKMLVGGAGQIKLTKDGAVLLSEMQIQHPTAAMIARSATAQDDIIGDGTTSNVLLIGALMKQAERLLAEGIHPRVITEGYELARKEALSYLDSFKYQQIDKAVLINVARTSLNSKLTPDVANQIIEIVVDAVQIVQVPEKPIDLFMVEIMHMQHKMGAETELIRGLVLDHGARHPDMPKFVKKCYILNLNVSLEYEKTEVHSGFFYNTAEDREKLARSERKLTDDKCQQIIDFKRKVCEKNGYGFAVINQKGIDPVCLEMFAKEGIVGIRRAKKRNMERIAKACGGNSVNAVEDMSESDLGYCEVLREYTLGEEKYTFIEGVQNPTSCTILIRGPNEHTIAQIKDAIRDGLRAVKNAVEDKCVVPGAGAFEIATSVHLQKFKDSVAGKAKLGVQAFADSLLVIPKALAENCGYDVQETLILVIDEYIKNKIPVGVNVNEQGFIAPIADGIFDNYCSKRSWLNIAPTLAQQLLLVDEIMRAGKQAGGAPQ from the exons atgagTAGTGTGCAATTCGTCAATTCTAAAGCTGAAGTGCTACGTAAATATCAAGCATTAGCAATGAACATAAATGCTGCAGCTGGTTTAATGGAAGTCATGAAATCCAACTTAGGACCAAAGGGTACCTTAAAAATGCTTGTGGGAGGAGCTGGATAAATAAAACTTACAAAAGATGGTGCTGTCCTTTTGTCAGAAATGTAAATTCAGCATCCAACAGCAGCTATGATAGCTAGAAGTGCTACAGCATAGGATGATATTATTGGTGATGGTACAACAAGCAATGTTTTGTTAATTGGCGCATTAATGAAATAGGCTGAAAGATTATTGGCTGAAGGAATTCACCCTAGAGTAATTACAGAAGGATATGAACTCGCAAGAAAGGAGGCCCTATCATATTTAGATTCTTTCAAATATTAGTAAATCGATAAAGCTGTGTTAATAAATGTGGCCAGAACTTCCTTAAATAGCAAATTGACACCAGATGTTGCAAATTA aataatagagATAGTGGTCGATGCAGTTTAAATTGTGTAAGTGCCTGAGAAGccaatagatttatttatggTTGAGATCATGCATATGTAACATAAGATGGGAGCAGAAACAGAATTGATTAGAGGATTAGTGTTGGATCATGGAGCAAGACATCCAGATATGCCAAAGTTTGTTAAGAAATGTTAcatcttaaatttgaatgtCTCATTGGAATATGAGAAGACtgaa gtTCACAGTGGATTCTTCTATAATACAGCTGAGGACAGAGAGAAATTAGCTAGATCTGAAAGAAAATTGACAGATGACAAAtgtcaataaattattgatttcaagAGAAAGGTGTGTGAGAAGAATGGTTATGGATTTGCagttatcaattaaaaaggaaTTGATCCAGTCTGTTTAGAGATGTTTGCCAAAGAAGGCATTGTTGGTATCAGAAGAgcaaaaaagagaaatatgGAAAGAATTGCAAAGGCCTGTGGTGGTAATTCAGTCAATGCAGTTGAAGATATGTCAGAAAGTGATCTTGGATATTGTGAAGTg ttaaGAGAATATACCTTAGGAGAGGAGAAGTATACCTTTATTGAAGGAGTATAAAATCCTACTTCATGCACAATTTTGATTAGAGGACCAAATGAACATACTATTGCCTAAATCAAGGATGCTATTAGGGATGGATTAAGAGCTGTTAAAAATGCAGTTGAAGATAAATGTGTTGTTCCTGGAGCTGGTGCCTTTGAAATTGCCACTAGTGTTCATCTTTAAAAGTTTAAAGATTCTGTTGCTGGAAAGGCTAAATTAGGAGTCTAAGCATTTGCTGATTCATTACTAGTTATTCCAAAAGCTTTAGCAGAAAATTGTGGATATGATGTTTAAGAAACACTCATTTTAGTTATTGAcgaatatattaaaaataagattccAGTTGGAGTGAATGTGAATGAATAAGGTTTTATAGCTCCAATTGCTGATGGCATTTTCGACAATTATTGTTCCAAAAGATCTTGGTTAAACATTGCACCAACATTAgcctaataattattattagttgaTGAA ATTATGAGAGCAGGAAAACAAGCAGGTGGTGCACcataatga
- a CDS encoding Trichocyst matrix protein has product MKSLLLLLFVGVLCQNEVDTVEKLLADLKGASAVELTALNTDYTVSKNLKENIIFNLGKAIQEQNFLCASRDKSVSDRESDIDKTNKFIAYLQRRLVENAKRVEILDSNRCTHSTNYIERVKNDNMTLRLIIFLRNSLQNLDNNQLNRYGAYVEKFLTMYKSAKMSELVELAHEFADTMFIDWTQVTPSSQGNINTVKGQLIEMLDDMERYIREQIKNSQNLEITTGVTLADFKGAIDIENEQINYDLSSEEKNIIKLQEQLVQARLAAVNCRERGVAIQQQQQRAIEDLKIEETQYNKNKARLQEELNLFTDVYRIYSTQVGTSEDKFKQRVDDYVNDKQVQSYERSEYSLSDAVRKQVQHE; this is encoded by the exons ATGAAGAgccttttattattgttatttgttGGTGTTTTGTGTCAGAACGAAGTCGATACAGTAGAGAAATTGTTGGCTGACTTAAAGGGAGCATCAGCTGTTGAACTTACAGCACTCAATACAGATTACACAGTTTCCAAAAAT CTGAAAGAGaacatcatttttaatttgggCAAAGccatttaagaataaaactTTTTATGCGCAAGTCGAGATAAATCAGTTTCTGATAGAGAATCGGACATtgataaaacaaataaattcattgcGTATTTGTAAAGAAGACTAGTTGAAAATGCAAAAAGAGTAGAAATCCTTGACAGTAATAG atgcACTCATTCAACCAACTATATTGAGAGAGTTAAAAATGATAACATGACATTGAgacttataatatttttgagaaATTCCCTATAAAACTTggataacaattaattaaatagatatggAGCATACGTAGAGAAATTCTTGACCATGTATAAATCTGCAAAAATGTCAGAACTCGTAGAATTGGCACATGAGTTTGCTGATACAATGTTCATAGATTGGACTTAAGTGACCCCATCCTCCTAAGGAAATATCAATACTGTTAAAGGACAATTGATTGAAATGCTTGATGATATGGAGAGATACATcagagaataaataaaaaactcttaaaatttagaaatcacAACTGGAGTCACATTGGCTGACTTTAAAGGAGCAATTGATATTGAGAACGAACAAATCAATTATGACCTATCATCTGAAGagaaaaatatcattaaactCTAAGAACAATTAGTCTAAGCTAGACTAGCTGCAGTAAATTGTAGAGAAAGAGGCGTTGCTatacaacaataataataaagagcAATTGAA GacttaaaaatagaagagacctaatataataaaaataaagctAGATTACAAGAAGAACTTAACTTATTCACTGATGTATACAGAATCTATTCTACCTAAGTTGGAACATCTGAAGAcaagtttaaataaagagTTGATGACTATGTAAATGACAAA taagTACAATCCTATGAGAGATCAGAATATTCATTAAGTGATGCAGTAAGGAAATAAGTCTAACATGAATGA
- a CDS encoding WD-40 repeat protein, protein MIIPEKFSGLDLSSIKPIMNQNLIVANKYNYRIYSIPDLKYILDGIIFNQKIRAMYCQNEFMYVGCGKKVYTIKRNVIDEKEYDDKIEQILVFHPIKIIATKHKLHINDNVMSFQGIKGILHIPTYLNKILLYTSQYIKIINIVSLSIVTTIFQQSIFNKQEQTIHLIKETQALDIVAIATQNPSEIIFFNLMTYEVITQYELGLSQIKDIQFNKSGSIPIMSVVQDKSLILYNLNSQELIYTFKHEHLIDWVLFLANNNLVIGSQQGNSIQQYTIEEHKMMQLIRERQGVKQNIEQCHFYGQLGEPQINYVAITKDEILYQSIVNQNLTAIKQGQIRNFSFSTLRENDWANMLTTNSSNYVEFWNTYQKKLTTKVNGLTSHERILQTFVSKCGNYGFIANLNKIHKFIMQSGFYQMSYNLQSNFLQMYIDPSNIFLIVAEEGQIEQLDFVSGQNLKTLMIESNVTKIIGSQSTQIAVLSLQNHKILAIDYSAMKIIRSFEGHNEKILDMAMTINNQHFISTSLDKKIKIWNLIYGNLVQEISINKALISIDVSENQLIGVFLNSRQVNVWMSNLNNPQQIAKAKLKCHINFHSDLSIKSKDYRSILYGNQIKLAQKMEEEKDSKEKLLINDSSNNKEFISFTTLEEGRWVPIQNIDQIRERNRVKLADADVKMPFFLDFRNTDVEKQNMLNEIKEQVKEKTKILKQKKDHYLAELKSEFEVLVEQEDVKLINLIKTLSPSSYDYELRSILMGKPQNQIKIFRIFEESLQTTTDLDLKVTYLMRFIEVAREDIDLSLDEELKQTLLKIIQILESQWDKLDDTRSYIECVIDYSKTII, encoded by the exons atgattattccTGAAAAATTTAGTGGTTTAGATCTCTCAAGCATTAAACCAATTATGAATCAGAATTTGATAGTAGCAAACAAATACAATTATCGTATCTACTCTATTCctgatttgaaatatatattagacggcatcatttttaattaaaaaataagagcAATGTATTGCTAGAATGAATTCATGTATGTAGGATGTGGAAAGAAAGTTTatacaattaaaagaaatgtaATAGATGAAAAGGAATACGATgacaaaattgaataaattttagtatttcACCCAATCAAGATAATAGCCACAAAACATAAATTacatataaatgataatgtGATGAGCTTTTAAGGTATTAAAGGTATTCTTCACATTCCcacatatttaaataaaattcttttgtACACCTCCCAAtacatcaaaataattaacatagTTTCTCTCAGCATCGTAacaacaatattttaataatccattttcaataaataagaataaacaattcatttaattaaggaaACATAAGCATTAGATATAGTGGCCATTGCCACTCAAAATCCAAgtgaaattatatttttcaacttAATGACATATGAAGTCATTACTCAATATGAATTGGGATTGTCCCAAATCAAAGatattcaattcaataaatctGGAAGTATTCCCATTATGAGTGTTGTCTAAGACaaatccttaattttatacaatCTAAACTCACAAGAACTAATATATACATTTAAGCACGAACACTTAATTGATTGGGTTTTGTTTTTggcaaataataatttagtgaTAGGTTCCTAATAAGGAAATAGTATTCAACAATATACAATCGAAGAACATAAAATGATGTAGTTAATAAGGGAAAGGCAAGGtgtcaaataaaatattgaataatgcCATTTTTATGGATAATTGGGAGaaccataaattaattatgttgcAATAACAAAAGATGAGATACTCTACTAATCAATTGTAAACCAAAACCTTACAGCTATAAAATAAGGATAAATAAggaatttttctttttctactTTGAGAGAAAATGATTGGGCTAATATGTTGACAACAAATAGTTCAAATTATGTTGAATTTTGGAATACCtattaaaaaaaactaaCCACAAAAGTGAATGGACTAACTAGTCACGAAAGGATATTACAAACCTTTGTTTCTAAATGTGGAAACTATGGATTTATTGCAAACCTTAATAAGATTCATAAGTTCATAATGCAGAGTGGATTTTATTAGATGTCatat aatttataatcaaatttcttGTAAATGTACATAGATCCATCTAATATATTCTTGATTGTTGCTGAAGAGGGTTAAATTGAGTAATTGGATTTTGTCTCTGGTTAAAACTTAAAAACCTTAATGATTGAATCAAACGTTACAAAGATTATTGGATCACAATCAACTTAAATTGCTGTTTTATCCTTgcaaaatcataaaattttagcAATTGATTATTCAGCCATGAAAATTATTCGATCATTTGAAGGTCATAATGAAAAA atTTTGGATATGGCTATgactataaataattaacatttcATATCAACATCTCTTGATAAGAAGATTAAGATttggaatttaatttacGGAAATTTAGTCTAAGAAATTTCTATCAACAAGGCTCTCATTTCAATAGACGTTtcagaaaatcaattaataggAGTATTTCTCAATTCAAGACAAGTCAATGTTTGGATGAGTAACCTAAATAATCCTTAACAAATTGCAAAggcaaaattaaaatgtcatattaattttcattctgACCTCTCTATAAAATCAAAGGATTAtagatcaattttatatGGTAATCAGATTAAATTGGCTTAAAAGAtggaagaagaaaaagattcCAAAGAGAAATTGCTAATTAACGActcatctaataataaagaatttattagtttCACAACTTTAGAAGAAGGAAGATGGGTTCCTATACAAAacattgattaaattagGGAAAGAAATAGAGTCAAGCTTGCTGATGCTGATGTAAAAATGCCATTCTTTTTGGATTTCAGAAATACTGATGttgaaaaatagaatatgttaaatgaaattaaggaATAAGTAAAggaaaaaactaaaattttaaaataaaagaaagatCATTATTTAGCTGAATTGAAATCGGAATTTGAAGTTTTAGTCGAGTAAGAggatgttaaattaattaatttaatcaaaacttTAAGTCCTTCTTCAtatgattatgaattaagaagTATATTGATGGGTAAACCacagaattaaattaagatttttagaatatttgaaGAAAGTCTTCAAACTACAACTGATTTAGATCTAAAAGTCACATACTTGATGAGATTTATAgaa GTAGCTAGAGAAGATATCGATTTATCATTGGACGAAGAGTTAAAACAAACCTTGTTGAAGATAATATAGATCTTAGAATCATAATGGGATAAGTTAGATGATACAAGATCCTATATTGAGTGCgttattgattattctaaaactataatttga